In the Urocitellus parryii isolate mUroPar1 chromosome 1, mUroPar1.hap1, whole genome shotgun sequence genome, AGAAGTTCTTAATAAATAAGCAGAAAGTTCTTCAGCTCCTCTAGTGGTGCTTGGTCTCTTGCTGAGTGTGATTTCTAtaacacttccatttaatgtatttaataataaaataaaaacatttttactctGTGTAAAAAACGTCACTAGACAGTAAGAACAGGATTATTTCGCTATGACTCAGTGAGTATTCCCTCTTAGAGCTGCTTTATAAGTTCAATGGGTTATGCCAATCACTTCAGTTAATAGTTCAGCTAATGAGTCAGGATATATTTTATAAGGTTGCCAACATTATTGTGAATATGTCAGGTCCACTAAAGGACATGTTTCTCAGTTTTCTCCCTGATCTGCCTTCTCGGCATTGCTGTGACGCGCATCGGGAGTGGAGCTGGGCAGGTTGTTGAGCCTGCTGTGTCAGGAGAGCGGTGGGTGCATGCGTTATCGCAGAGCAGAGCTGGACCCTGCAGCGGTGAGCACACGCTGTTGGTCCAGAGCAAGGCTCAGTGGGAACCTGACATATGTCTGCCCTACCCTTCCCTCCATCAGGTCCACAGCATGACGGCCACGGCCAACCACACGGTGGGGATGGAGTTCTACCTCACACTATTCTCGGAGGCCCACGAAATCCACTTGCACACGGCTTCCTGTTCTTGTTGATTTACCTGGTGGCACTGGTGGGGAACCTTCTCATCATCATCCTGGTCACCATGGACCAGTgtctccacacccccatgtacttcttcctgaaGAATTTGTCCCTCCTTGATGCTTGCCTTGTCTCAGTCATAGTACCGAACTTCATTTTGAGCTCTTTGGGCCACAGGAGCACCATCTCTTTCTCAGGATGTGTCTCAGAGGTGTTGTTGGTGACTCAGTTTACTACACCTGAGCTGTCCGTCCTCACGGCCATGTCCTACGACCgatatgtggccatctgccaccccCTGCACTATGACGTCATCATGAACAGGGGTTACTGTGTGCGGATGGTGGCTGTCTCCTGGTTCCTTGGGGGCATCTTTGGGGTCTTATACTCTGCAGGAactttctctttatctttctgtggCTCTAGAAAACTCCCACAATTTTTCTGTGATGTCCCCTCTCTGCTGAAGATTtcttgctcaaagtcacatgtCATCATTGATGTTAGTGTGGTCATTGGAGTCACATTTGGACTTTCCTGTGTTCTGTCCATTggattttcatatgtgtacattttCAAAACTGTCACAAGAATGCCATCCTCACAAGGACAGTCAAGAGCGTTCTCCACCTACACACCCCATCTCATAGTGGTGACCACATTCATAGTGACGGGTGTCACTGCCTATTTGAAGCCAGTGCTGGAATCCCCGCATCCTGTGGACTTTCTGGTGTCTGTTCTCTATTCCGTGATGCCTCCGTCTTTGAACCCTGTGAtatacagcctgaggaacaaggacgTCAAAGTCTCTCTGTGGAAGATTGTATGGAAACTGTGTCATAAGTATTAGGGGGGAAACAAGAGAACTAGTTTGTAGGAAGGATCAGTGacatgtatttttgttgttgctgtgtgtttttttttaataattatgtagATCTTCGTGATGTAATGTAAACAAATCAATATCTTGAATCAAGTACTCAATTTAATTTATCAGTTCAGGAATGAGATTTGCAGGTTCGTGATCAGCTTCATGACCTCAGAACCTGTGTGAGCTGGACACGTGTTCCCCCAGTGTTTCCATATAATTTGCTCAGAAGCACATGATGGGCTCTGGATGAGGCTTGCAAGCTGCAGGGCTCCAGCTCTGAGGAACCGGTGCACACATTCCTTCACCTTGCAGAAGGGACCTTGCCGATATCATGAGGCAATGTGGAATGGGCAGATTGCCCAGGTGTCGCCATCTAAGCATGTCAACCCTACAAGCCATGGGCCTCCTAAGACTTGCCCAGAGGGAAAGATGTGCTGTGGGAGGCCTGACCTGCATCGCTGGCACTGGAGACGTAAGGTCGTAAGCTGCAGAGACAGTCACCTCCAGCCCTGGGGGGCAGAGGAAGCACACCCAATGGAGACCCCAGTCAGGAATGCAGCTATGCTGGGGTTCAGTATGATGTGAGCATTGCTGCAATTCTGAGTCTAGAAGCTATAAAATAATGAACTTCTTCTGTTTTAGCATAAGATGTTGGTGACACCATATGACTGCAGCTGTATGAAATTAGCATGAGCCTAAAATCTTTGTCCCTGCAAATTCTCTTCAATCATACCTGGTGCGAACAGATTTGCAGCCACTAAAGTCTCAGAAAAGCTGAGGAATGTTGGAAAGAACACACAATTCTTGCTCTCAATATCTTTACAATATGGCAGAAAATCTTTCAGTTATGCCTATATTTTCCTTGTATTTActcatattacaaataaaaccttaatatgttctcatttctattttgtcatcagctttattattatgaaatcaGATGTTATAAAAACTTCATCAACCTATCATTTCCTCAATTCTTGTCTTCGTTGTTGTTAAGGATATTCTAGCAGTTAAAGTTGGTATTTGGGATTGACAGTTATTTTGCCTCTATTTTATCAATTTATGGATGCCTTCATCATTATCCATactgcccttttattttttttaattttttaaattaattaatttatttttttattggttgttcacaacattacaaagctcttgacatatcatatttcatacattagattgaagtgggttatgaactcccaatttttaccccaaatgcagattgcagaatcacgtcgtttccacatccacattttttaaacttataaagaCACATTCTTATTGTGTGGGAGACTGAAAGTCTAGCTTAGCCTTTGTGGAGACACTACACAGTCAGATCAGCCCTGTTGAGCGTCTGGAGGCAGCCAAGCCGGGGCTTGTGGACTAGAGGGAGATGGCCCAGCAGTGTTCCTCTGCCTGAGGACCTTTATGGCTCAAGCCTCTGTGCAGTGTGGGGAGAGGACTTCACACTGCAGAGCAGGGGCGGGGGCTGTGAAGCTGGGATGTTCCTCACCAGTTCTGGGTGCTTATGGAGCACACCAACCTGCAGAGCTTCCCGATGCAGGCTCTTCTGAGCTCTGGGAGAGGACATCTGATACCAGGGCAATGTGGTCTTTCCTGATGAGCTCCCTGCATGGTTGGCTGATGGCTACGCCTCCTTGACTCCTCATGTGGAGGAGCAAGGCTGGCTTGGACTTCTTGTAGGCACAACCCAACCCCATGATCTAATGATTTCccacaatccccagcaccaaggacCATCTACTGGGCATCAGTTTTCAGCCTAAGTATTAGGAAATGTAAACATAAAGGTTGCTTTTCATCAGCACTGATGTTTAATAAGGAGGATCAAGGGCAGCCAAGTTCTTCCTAggctcagtgaaaaaaaaatttttttaaatgttttttttagctacacgtggacacaatatctttattttgctcatacatttttatgtagtgctgaagatcaagcccagtgcctcacatgtgcgaggcaggtgctctgccaccgagccacaaccccagctctcggTGAACAAAATTTAATCTACCAAGATTTGCATCTCAGGGACAATTCCTCAATTCTGAAATAGTGATTTCATTCAAATTTGTGTCAGTGATGATTTCTTTAAACTTTGTTAATTATGTGACATCTATTTTGACACATTGTTTCCTATttgacaattttcatttttcccccacAGCATTGCTGACCTCGGTGGGATTTATGGGCAGCCCACTCCTTCACACTTATGTTGAGGTATCTGATTAGTCAGATACTGGATTTTGATATGCACATGGAGCTCTCTGGACTTTTTGTGCaaaagaattcatattttatttctttaggtaTATCATGGAAGAGCTTGATCCCTAattctgaactttaaaaaaacattacattttttttagagCAAGAAGGGAAATAGAATTCTccatgccctctcctccaccGAGACAATGACGTCATAATAGCATGTGACAGCACTGGGTACAGCTGACAGGGTGCAGCACCCAGGCCTCAGTGTGCTGAGGTGCTCTCTGCTTGTCCTCTAGAGCCCCTCCATGGCCAGCAGAGAGAGGGGCTTTTGGAGAAAAGTCCAACTTTCGGCTTCTtcctgggggaaggaaagagtgTCCTGTGCATTCAGCATCCTGTGTTTGAGGGCATTTTGAGCGGCTGGTTCAGTCTTTCTTGAGTTGTAGCTGGGAGGGGAACTGTCACAGTGGCTGCCTTAGCACACAGAGCCAAGGTGAGTACAGCAGCCGCTTCCAGAAACTGCATTACCACAAGAAGATGCTAGCCAGGGCTGAAAAATTATCAACTGCAGGGGTGGGGGCGGTGGTAGGGGGGAGAGATTGCAAAGAAAATGGGGGTGGGTGGAAAGACTTCAACTGAGATTAACACACAAATGCCCAGAGAAGACAGGTCCTCAGAAACATTAACAAGTCCTCCCTACTCTCTAGCTGGCATGATTGGTAAAAGCCTTCTCCTGTGTGAACCACTCGTAAAGACTTTAAGAGGTGTTTGATTTTCATTGCAAATGCCCAAATACcaacagggagagaaagaaaaaaatcacaaaattacaaaaaaaaaaaaaaacaaaacccatgaaacatgaatcaataaatgcaacAGAATAAACCTCCAGAAACTACTCCTAGAGACTCTGAGGTTTGTGAATTCCCTGAGGAGGAAATAAGAACGACGTTCAATATGCTTAAAAATAACACATGTAGATAACTaaacaaaatcaggaaaatgatggtgtcaataaaaagaagatatcaaattttgatttgaaaaatataataactgaatTGACAAATTTACTAGAGGTATCTAATAGCAGACTTGAACAAACCTAAGAGTCAGCAACCATGAATACAGGTAATTTAAGATCATCAAGGCAAAGGGggaaacaaactaacaaacaaaaaagaaaagaaaaataaagaaagaaagaaaaattagatagaGCAAAGTGAAGAGAAAGCAGGGAACTGATGGGGCATTAGCTTGTGGATCAAGGGAATTcccagaggagaagagagggaacgAGCCAGATGTCCTAAAACAGAATTGTGGTGGAAAACTTTCAAAGTTTTAGGAATGAAATGTATGTACAAACTTGTgaaaatccaataaaataaatacaaaaaaaaaaaaaacaataccaagGCACCTTATAAGATAACTTCCAAAAGTCACACAGAGAACCCTAAAAGAGGGACAAAGTGACTGGGCAGATAGGAGGGAGCTTCCATTGTATTATCAGCAGACTTCTCAGCAGAGACTCCACCAGCCAGAAGGGAGAGGAGCAGCTTATGCAAGATTCTAGAAGAAAAGGAGCTTCCTGCCAAGGAGGATGCCGGCTCTGTCTTCAGATCATCAGATTCCTTTTAATCGGAGCGCCCTGCCCAATCTCTGAGATCTCTGAACACCAGGAGCACTGGACATGTGCTGGGCGTCTTGTCTCTCCACCCAACCGACTGCCGCTCTTCCCATCACCTGAAGCACCCAAGCGTGTGGGCCAGGAGAGCGGCAGCCAGGCTGCTCCAAGGTCAATGCCAAGAACAGGTTCAGGGAAGACGCTGAGGTCCACACTGAGTCTGTGAAGAGGAGGAAGACCCCGCGGATGCTCGCCTGAGGTCAGCCACAGGGCACTGCGCGGGCTTCATGCTCCATTTTGTGAACCGAGCAAGGCGCCCTTGCTTCCTGGTCTCTGGAAGACCCTCTTCTGAGGAACTCCGGGCAGAGCTTGGGCTCTGCTGGAGGTGCATACAAACTGCTCACTTTGACCTGGAGCCCGAGATGTCCGCCAAGGGTGTGATAGCACATGCCCACAGAACCTGGGTGAGCTCTCCAAAGGAGAGGGTGACTCAGAGCCAGGCTCCAGATGTCCCTGTGGCTTATCTCCATTAGCGTCCTGCGAAACAGGAGTCTTCTTCCAAGGGCTAGTCACCTGCTGGTCTGTGCTCCTGGGTGAATGTTGCAGAATAGCGCGATCCTCTTTCCATTTAAGGTGgagattaggaaaataaaatctaagagcATTTGTAGTCTAGCTAGCAAGTTATCCACGAGATCCTACAGGAAGTatggaattttgtatttttaatgcaaATAGATCACCACACGCATCCTGCACCACACATTAAAGGGAAGACAACACTCAAGACTTGTGTGCCACAGAAAGcctttgctttctgttttaatGCCATGGAAAATCTACTTCTGAATCCACACATACTTGATGTAATTGTCTCaattttgctttctaaaaatCCCTCTTTGTGGCCCTTTGATCAATCACAGGCATGCATGCTTTAGACTGGCCAAAAATGGAGTCCCATTCAGCTGTAATCCTGTGTTCTCTATTCACAGCCTGGCTACAGCTCATGATGCAGTGAAAGAAGACCAGATGGGGATGTCAGCGTTCTCACCCCAGCAATGGGACTCTGTGAGCACAGTGCGTGCACACCTGGGCACATGGAGGTGTACATGACAGGGGCTCCGAAtaccaaatgaatttaaaataaaagagggagAATGCAAGAGCAGGTCACTGTTACTTTCTATTGTTTGACACCCTCTTTCACCCACACCAAaggagggcagaggcaggcagtGTTGTATGGGCCAGGACTCAGTTTCCACCGGTGAAGAGCAAGATCCTCAGGAGAGTGGCGGCCACTCCATACATAGAAAAGGACCCTCGGAGGCCCTGACTAGAGGAGGTTCCTGGGCGGAGGGATGGAAGGAGGAGGGCAGATGGCACCATAGCACAGGGGTACTCCAAGGTCTGGGAACATGAGAGAGCAGGGTGGGGCCTGCAGATGCAGGCTCAACTGGAGGTGCCAGTCCCTGTCCTGAGCAGCCCTGAGACCCCGGGGACCACACCCCGCTGCCAGCCTGCTTGAGCACCTGGCCTACCACAGGGAGGTCCATGGGCCTGTAGAGCCTGTGTCACCTCCAGCCTCAAGTGACAGCAAGTGCACAGACACTGAGCCTCCTATGGGAGAGTGGGGGACTGGGTGTGCAGACGGGTCAGAACAAGGTGGGACTAAGTTGTAGTGAGGCCACCTCTGTGCGTGTGCCTTGGTTCCTTCATGCAGATCtggataaaaattcagaaaagaaggaGGCACtctgttattttttacttcagtgaatattaaaaatcacacacagaaaattaaaggaatttgtttttcttgcatTAAATAATTGAACCCAGAATAGCGAGATCCTCTTTCCATTTAAGGTCAGTTGCTGATACAGTCACTTCACCCACGCTAAGGAATACACACCAATACATTGACAACCCAGCAGGAGGCAGTTTTGTGCTTCCATAATGTTATGGGAATGGGTGAGTTGGTTTTGgtatggggggggggtgttaaacCTCaaggcacttgaccattgagccacatccccaccccttttgaaaacatttttatttgtttgtctgtttattttttattagtgacagtgactcactaagtttcttagggcctcactaagttgctgagtctggccttgaactcacaatcctcctgcgtcagcctctcaagccactgggattacaggggtgcagcaccacacctggctagggGTGGAGTTTACACTCAGGTGCTTCAGAGGATCCAAATGCTGTCAAGGCTCAGGCCTGAGTCTTCATCAGAGATGTGGGCTCAGGGGCCCTCTGTGTGCTGAACATGGGCTTTGAAGTGATTGCTTCGCCTTGACTGGTTCTCCATAGGTGACCATGGGAGTCTACTTGTATCTCCGTCTCATTTGTCcgtgtctctctctccccttcactGAAGGAACCAGTCATAATAGTGCTTTCTACCAGAGTCCCATCTGAACCAAGTCTCACCTGCTCCTCAGTGTAAAATAAAGACAGCAGGCCACAGTGTAGAGAAAACTCAGGGCTTCATAAATGAGGAACGTGTATTATGTCCCTAGAGGAACCTCTGGCACATAGGTGCTCATGATTGCTATGAGCAGTAATTATGCACCACAGAGTCTCTGAACAGCCATATGGCACCCAGCAAagagcagcacacacacacaggtcacATTTCTTCCCAATTACCCCTGTCAAGCAGGACCATAACGCAAGTGATAGATGCAATTTAGAAACCAGTGCCATCACTCTGAATGACACAGTTTAACCCAGTCCCTGCCACAGTTTGGATTGGAGTGTCCCAGGGCCATGTGTGGAAGGCATGGGCACCAGCTGTGGTGCTGCAGGGAGATGGTGGAGCCCTCTGGAGGCTGTGGGGGGAATGAGTCTTTGAGCTGCCCTGGAGAGGCAGGTGGGGAGCCCCTCacactctctgcttcccagatgccAGTGGGGGCGACTTGACCTCTCTGTGCATTCCTTCCACCATGTCTGTCCTGCCACAGGCACAGATGGTTGAGGCCAACTGACCATGGGCTgggacctctgaagccatgactCCATTTTCTCATACCTAAGGAGGTTGTCTTGGGTGTGGTGTCACGGTGACAGAAGGTGACAGTGACCAACACAGGATCTAAAACACGATCATTTCAACATGAAGTAAGTGTGAGACTATAGGTTTCATAGCAGGTGTTTAAAATTcacttatatgaaatatgatatgtcaagagctttgtaatgttttgaatagctaataataaaaaaaatttagaaataaataaataaataaataaaaatagaataaaattcacTTATGTAATATTCCCCATTTTGGTCACAAAGCTTTCACTGGAAATCATTCATAATTAAAATCATGAAGTTTGTTATGGTAAAAAGAGATTCCTGTACATAGGTTGTTTCAAACACCCTTAAAATATTCCAATAAGTGAAACTGAGTCAGGGATCAGGTTCTCCACCTTTCAGTGATCAGCTGTGGAGTTCATAAGGCCTGCCGGCCACCTGCTGAAGTACACACAGACATGTGTCTAGTGGTGCTTAGGCACGAGTCTAGATCCCTCTGGGTTTGCTTGGTGCTACCTTCTAAAGTTCTCTTCACacataatatatttacttatggAGACCGTGTGAGGTTTCAATACACATGTTTTATAAAGATCAATCaaaggtaattagcatttccaccATTTTTTGGATCAGTTATTTGCATTGGGAGCATTCAGAATTCTCTACTTAAGAAACACTTCTGCAGTAGGACTTCTGCTGCCCACCTGGTGTTCTCCAGACATGGGCCTCAACACGCGTGGTCCTCTGTTGATTCTCCTGTCCTGTCAACTTGCTTTCTTTTGTGAGGGCTCTGAAAGTTTCACTTCCCTACATTAGTTccctcctcctgcagcctgggACAGGAACGTGTTTGAAGCCATTCACCTCTGTTCACATGAGGTCTTCATCCATGCCTACTGGCATACCGCCCATGGCCAAGGGGTCCATCTCCACAGAGTCACAGCTATGGCCAGGACTGTAGGTCTAATTAGCAACAGTCCGGAGTCTTCCAAAGAGACAGTTACTGTGTCTGACCAGATTCCAAAAGGAAATTCTTCACCTAgttgtgaatgtgtgtgtttgtgtgtgtatgtctgtgtgtctgtgtgcgtgtGCACTAACACACAATATCAAGGGCACGTGAAGCAGACGGGACCTGGCATGACTACAGGCAGGATTGTaccttggatctggaatgtccctaaAGGCCCCTGTGCTGCAgtccatgtccccagctgctggtGCTCTTCAAGCTACAAACTTTGAAAGGTGGGACTTAATTAGGTGAGGCTGGTCACGGGTCACTTTACTGATTTCCCCCTTGAGAGCTTTGTCATCATCCAAAGCCCTCCATTCCCAGATGTGCATGTTTTCCATATTTCAATTCAGCATTTTTGTAAAAgggatttaattaaaaattgatggGTTcattgaatacaaaaaaaattcagagaaatataAGTTTATGATGGTATAAAATAAACTGACCAGGGGTCAAATGTCTATTAAAGGTCAAGCTTTTGAAGACTCTGAATTGTGAACTACACCATAAAGGCCTCATAGTGGGCCTCATAGGCCAGTGTTCCTGCTGCAGCTTGATTTCTACAAGATACTTAACTTATTTTCTGTCAATATATATACAAGTCCCACTACAAAAAAACCATTTAAATTACTTTTGTCTATTACATACAAGGTTTCATAGACTTGAAATGGGAAACTAAGTACTTTATGGCCAGGCTCAGCCTGGACTGGGAAATTTTGGTAGACtataaacaaatagaagattTCCTGAGGTGGGTCATAGGAGAAAGTTTCAGAGATGCAGTGCTGAGCACCCAGTCTGAAAGGTGTGTCCAGTTGACAGCAGGGGCGTTTACTACAGCCCTGTGTTGTGATATGGGCAACCGAGCACACCGCCTGCTTTCTTCATGCTGAGCGCTGTAGCCACCTCCCCTTGGCTGCGAGGACCAACAGAAGGGGTGGACATAAAGCCTGCACACAGTGAAGGTGGTCAACAAGCATGGCTTCCATCTTCAAGAAGGAGGCCTTAAGCAGACTGGAGAGGGAGCTGAACTGTTTTCTGCTGTGAGAGTCCCTTCCCTGATAACATGAAATGGTTTTGGGGTAATTTTTCCCATTGATAATTGCAGGTTGCACCTGTAGGGTTCTGGAAGTGTTACATGACCTGGAAAGTCTGGAGAAGGTGGGATTTATCACAATGTTAGAAGCCATGCCAGATGTTACTTTCATAAATTACAGAACATTATTAGCACAATATCAGGAATTTGCACAT is a window encoding:
- the LOC144249097 gene encoding olfactory receptor 14A2-like, translating into MSALPFPPSGPQHDGHGQPHGGDGVLPHTILGGPRNPLAHGFLFLLIYLVALVGNLLIIILVTMDQCLHTPMYFFLKNLSLLDACLVSVIVPNFILSSLGHRSTISFSGCVSEVLLVTQFTTPELSVLTAMSYDRYVAICHPLHYDVIMNRGYCVRMVAVSWFLGGIFGVLYSAGTFSLSFCGSRKLPQFFCDVPSLLKISCSKSHVIIDVSVVIGVTFGLSCVLSIGFSYVYIFKTVTRMPSSQGQSRAFSTYTPHLIVVTTFIVTGVTAYLKPVLESPHPVDFLVSVLYSVMPPSLNPVIYSLRNKDVKVSLWKIVWKLCHKY